Proteins from one Streptomyces sp. NBC_00289 genomic window:
- a CDS encoding M23 family metallopeptidase — protein MAFTRATGKHRRPSRVHRTTVRAAGVAALATTGVVGTLAAPALAAEPSVEQTGLTPVITIGDTLAAKIDAQAVAQEQAAEDTARREAAEAAARREAAAAAEKAREAKARAAREAERKRLNTFVLPVTGSYVSTGYQASSGLWSSGSHTGIDFHAASGTSVHAVGSGTVVEAGWGGSYGNNIVIKMHDGTYTQYGHLSSIGVSVGQTVTPGQQIGLSGSTGNVTGPHLHFEARTTAEYGSDIDPLAYLRSHGVSV, from the coding sequence ATGGCGTTCACCCGCGCCACCGGGAAGCACCGCCGTCCCAGCCGAGTGCACCGCACCACCGTCCGCGCGGCGGGCGTCGCCGCGCTCGCCACCACCGGTGTCGTCGGCACCCTCGCCGCTCCGGCGCTCGCCGCGGAGCCCTCCGTCGAGCAGACCGGCCTCACCCCGGTCATCACCATCGGCGACACGCTCGCCGCCAAGATCGACGCTCAGGCAGTGGCCCAGGAGCAGGCCGCCGAGGACACCGCGCGCAGGGAGGCCGCCGAGGCGGCCGCGCGCAGGGAGGCCGCCGCCGCGGCGGAGAAGGCCCGCGAGGCCAAGGCGCGTGCCGCTCGCGAAGCCGAGCGCAAGCGTCTCAACACCTTCGTGCTCCCCGTCACCGGCTCCTACGTCTCCACCGGCTACCAGGCCAGCAGCGGACTGTGGTCCTCCGGCAGCCACACCGGCATCGACTTCCACGCCGCGAGCGGCACGTCCGTGCACGCGGTCGGTTCCGGCACGGTCGTCGAGGCCGGCTGGGGCGGCTCCTACGGCAACAACATCGTGATCAAGATGCACGACGGGACGTACACCCAGTACGGCCACCTGTCGTCCATCGGCGTCTCGGTGGGCCAGACGGTCACTCCCGGCCAGCAGATCGGCCTCTCCGGCTCGACCGGCAACGTCACCGGCCCGCACCTGCACTTCGAGGCCCGTACGACCGCCGAGTACGGCTCGGACATCGATCCGCTCGCCTACCTGCGCTCGCACGGCGTGAGCGTCTGA